One stretch of Prunus persica cultivar Lovell chromosome G1, Prunus_persica_NCBIv2, whole genome shotgun sequence DNA includes these proteins:
- the LOC18793985 gene encoding protein GLUTAMINE DUMPER 2 — protein MAGREPFNVTARAPAVTSQRSPWHSPVPYLFGGLAAMLGLIAFALLILACSYWKLSGYLESGENGAGSEQDLEAGEGGKGDETAQKAPPVFEEKILVIMAGDAKPTFLATPMSSRSSSFGANSSNSSSSSSSCSCSEKSEKSVEMSEVGKQENGHDHQVQASESRGNGHEASDQSDQRPVN, from the coding sequence atggcaGGGAGAGAGCCTTTTAACGTAACAGCCAGGGCACCGGCGGTGACATCACAGCGGTCACCATGGCATTCCCCGGTGCCCTACTTGTTCGGCGGCCTGGCAGCCATGCTGGGCCTAATCGCTTTCGCGCTTCTCATCTTAGCCTGCTCTTACTGGAAGCTCTCCGGCTACCTCGAGAGCGGGGAAAACGGCGCCGGATCGGAGCAGGACCTGGAGGCCGGAGAAGGCGGCAAAGGCGACGAGACGGCCCAGAAGGCCCCGCCGGTGTTCGAGGAGAAAATCTTGGTGATCATGGCGGGTGACGCCAAGCCAACTTTCTTGGCCACGCCCATGTCAAGTAGGTCTTCTTCTTTCGGCGCCAATAGCAGCaatagcagcagcagcagcagcagttgCAGCTGCAGCGAAAAGTCTGAGAAGTCGGTGGAAATGAGTGAGGTTGGGAAGCAAGAAAACGGCCATGATCATCAGGTACAGGCTAGTGAGAGCAGAGGGAATGGCCATGAGGCCTCAGATCAATCGGATCAGAGACccgttaattaa
- the LOC18792287 gene encoding probable small nuclear ribonucleoprotein E — MASTKVQRIMTQPINLIFRFLQSKARIQIWLFEQKDLRIEGRIIGFDEYMNLVLDEAEEVSIKKNTRKSLGRILLKGDNITLMMNTGK; from the exons ATGGCGAGCACCAAAGTTCAGAGGATTATGACCCAACCCATT AACTTGATTTTCAGGTTCCTTCAAAGT AAAGCCCGCATTCAGATTTGGCTCTTTGAGCAAAAGGACCTGAGGATTGAAGGCCGAATCATT GGTTTTGATGAGTACATGAATTTGGTTCTGGATGAGGCCGAAGAAGTCAGCATCAAGAAAAACACCAGAAAGTCATTGG GAAGGATTCTTCTAAAAGGAGACAACATAACTCTGATGATGAACAC GGGAAAATGA